The genomic interval CTGGAGTGTTGTTTTTTCAACCCCAAATAATCATCCCCCTAAAATGTTTGTAGTAGTTTGCTCAACCTTGTGTTACGCACTGGAGCAAGCCAAAATTCTACTGAATTTAGATTCAGGGTTTGGTGTCTTGGGACAGAAGATTCAGGACATATGAAAGTAGGCTACTATAGACATACAGATCTGACATTGTGAAACAGCTGTGGAGATAGGCAACTCAGCTTCTTTCTCAGAAGGGCAATATTTTCCATTTTGGACTGTAGGAGAACACTTGGGGACTTATCCAATAAATCACAAATTGTGTGACGTAGATACTGAAGGGTTGTTGTCGACTGAAACAGTAAGGCTACAGTAAGGCTTTGTTTATGgaaatggaggttttggagcagacTATCTGATGTCCTTGAGAGAGCCAAATGTTTATCTTTGATTCTCAGTGACTAGGAAAACAAAGATCACTTACATTAGTCAAATTCATAAAAATGATTTCAAACCACTCAAACTGTGTTTGTATAAACCAATACTTTTTTCAAAAGCCTCTACCATAAAAGCTTGCTTCAGATCCAAAGCACACAGAGAACTCCATTGGGTTGTACTGGAGCCCAGTGCCAAGGAGTAAAAGTTGGCACCGTCACCTGGGCAGCGATTAATTAATTAAAGCTATATTGAGCCACTTAAATTTACATTTCATCCAAGTTTAAGTTAGACTACAAAAGTGCCAAGAACAATGAACTCCCATTAAGGATTATTAGAAATGCATAAAAAAGCTAAGCCAACTATGTGCAAGTCGTTCATTTCACACTGTATTTCCTTAAATTACTACATTTCTTAAATTTGGCAAGCCTAAAGAAAGGGTTGCTGTTGGTCTTTGTACCATGTGTTACCTTTGTGATGTTATGAGAGGCAGATAATGACCCTACGCTACATATAGACATGACCATGGGCTGCCTGGATATTTACCTTATTTAGCCTTCTTTGATCCCCAAGTAATGAAGCCAGGTCCCCTGGGATCAAACAATAGAGTTTATATTAAAGACAGTCTTTCAAACACAGTTGAGAAATAATGAGGCTCCTTCAGCAGCATACACCAGTGTGTAAACTTCTATGAGACAGAAAACACAGCAATCTGTTTACATTTTAAATTAACCCAGCTCTTTGGCACTaattttacatacagtggggagaacaagtatttgatacactgccgattttgcaagttttcctacttacaaagcatgtagaggtctgtaatttttatcataggtacacttcaactgtgagagacggaatctaaaacaaaaatccagaaaatcacattgtatgatttttaggtaaataatttgcattttattgcatgacataagtatttgatacatcagaaaagcagaacttaatatttggtacagaaacctttgtgtgcaattacagagatcatacgtttcctgtagttcttgaccaggtttgcacacactgcagcagggattttggcccactcctccatacagaccttctccagatccttcaggtttcggggctgtcgctgggcaatacggactttcagctccctccaaagattttctattgggttcaggtctggagactggctaggccactccaggaccttgagatgcttcttacggagccactccttagttgccctggctgtgtgtttcgggtcgttgtcatgctggaagaaccagccacgacccatcttcaatgctcttactgagggaaggaggttgttggccaagatctcgcgatacatggccccatccatcctcccctcaatacggtgcagtcgtcctgtcccctttgcagaaaagcatccccaaagaatgatgtttccacctcaatgcttcacggttgggatggtgttcttggggttgtactcatccttcttcttcctccaaacacggcgagtggagtttagaccaaaaagctctatttttgtctcatcagaccacatgaccttctcccattcctcctctggatcatccagatggtcattggcaaacttcagacgggcctggacatgcgctggcttgagcagggggatcttgcgtgcgctgcaggattttaatccatgacggcatggtgtgttactaatggttttctttgagactgtggtcccagctctcttcaggttattgaccaggtcctgccgtgtagttctgggctgatccctcaccttcctcatgatcattgatgccccacgaggtgagatcttgcatggagccccagaccgagggtgattgaccgtcatcttgaacttcttccattttctaataattgcgccaacagttgttgccttctcaccaagctgcttgcctattgtcctgtagcccatcccagccttgtgcaggtctacaattgtatccctgatgtccttacacagctctctggtcttggccattgtggagaggttggagtctgtttgattgagtgtgtggacaggtgtcttttatacaggtaacgagttcaaacaggtgcagttaatacaggtaatgagtgaagaacaggagggcttcttaaagaaaaactaacaggtctgtgagagccggaattcttactggttggtaggtgatcaaatacttatgtcatgcaataaattgcaaattaattacttaaaaatcatacaatgtgattttctggatttttgttttagattccgtctcttacagttgaagtgtacctatgataaaaaattacagacctctacatgctttgtaagtaggaaaacctgcaaaatcggcagtgtatcaaatacttgttctccccactgtatatacactgaacaaaaatataaatgcaacacgtagtgttggtcccatgtttcatgagctgaaatataatatcccagaaatgttccatacacacaaaaagcttattcctctcaaattgtgtgcacaaatttgattgcatccctgttagtgagcgtttctcctttaccaagataatccatccacctgacaggtgtggcatatcaagaagctgattaaacagcgtgatcattaaacaggtgcaccttgtgctggggacaataaaaggccactctaaaaatgttcagttttgtcacaacacaatgccacagatgtcttgtgcaattggcatgtggactgcaggaatgtccaccagagctgttgccagagaatttaatgttactttctctaccataagccacctccaaagtAATttgaaagaatttggcagtacgtccaaccagcctcacagctgaaaaccacgtgtaaccacgccagcccaggacctccacatgcagcttattcacctgcgggatcgtcacctgatgaaactgaggagtatttctgtctgtaataaagcccttttgtggggaaaaactcattctgattgcttcccagtgggtgggcctatgcctcccaagtgggtgggcctgggcaactgcccagtcatgtgaaatccatagattagggcctaattcatttatttctgatttccttatatgaactctaactcagtaaaatcgttgaaattgttgcatttatattttttgttcaacCCATCATATAGTATTCCAAATGATGGGTTGAAGGCCTTCTGCAAGTAGCAACATTAGGGGCAAAGTAATGAGCAGGTCTCTCCCATCCTGTTCCTGGAGCACTACCCTCCTGTAAGTATTCACCCCAACCCCAATTGTAACTAACCTGACTaatcttatcaaccagctaattattagaatcagatgTGCTAGATTAGGattggaatgaaaacctacaggatggtaggtCTCCAAGAACAGGGTTAGAGGGCCCTGGTCCTAAGCATGAACTAACGTTTAGTATGAAACAAATAAACTTTTAAAAGAAGCCCAAATGAAATACAGTGTTGTCACTCTATAATAACCTCTGCCATTTCTGGAGAGGGATGAAATTATAGCTCATTTGATTGAGAGCTCCTCTTTATTCCTCGGTTGGCCTGGCATTTATTTCCCTGGAGATGCCTTTTTAAAGACTACAGTTTAACGCTGTCTCCCATCCCACAGAACAGCACTGCTACTCGGATTCATACAATCCACTATTTATTTCCTTAGAGAGCCTGGATACATTTCAGCAGCCAAGAGACAGACATGTCGCACACTGTAAGACAACCCACAAAAGCACCTTTGCAGGCCCCCGTGTAAAAACAAGACATGCAAGAATTTGTAATTATTAAAATATTAAAAAGTTGGGTGCCAGGGTGGTAACAAAGGCTCTTCCAACCCCAGACTATGATCCCCTAGTTAACTTTTATTCTCATGAGAAAGACATATGTTCAGAATGGATAAGTGTTTGGTCAAGGCGTACAAACTTAAGGTACCAGTGAGCCTTCACAaatacactgagtgaacaaaacatgacagaactttccatgacagactgaccaggtgaatccaggtgaaagctatgatcctgattgatgtcacctgttaaatccacttcaatcagtgtagatgaaggggaggagacaggttaaagaacgatttttaagccttgaaacatggcttgtgtatgtgtgccattcagagggtgaatgggcaagacaaaacatttaagtgcctttgtaaagggtacagtagtacagtgcattcagaaagaattcagaccccctgactttttcAAAATTTGTTTTACGTCACAGACTTATTACACTGAAATAATTTTTAAAaacgtcatcaatctacactcaatatcccataatgacaatgcaaaaacagggaTTAGAAATTGTGAatttaatacaaataaaaaacagaaaaaccttaagtattcagaccctttgctgagaCTACAAATTGTGCTCAGATGCgttctgtttccattaatcatccttgagatgattctacaactttattgaagtccacctgtggtaaatttaattgattggacatgatttggaaaggcacacacctgtctatgtaaaggtccaacagttgacagtgcatgtcagagcaaaaacccagccatgaggtcaaagaaattgtTCGTAGaaatccgagacaggattgtgtcaaggcacagatcttgggaagggtaccaaaacatttctgcaggattgaaggtccccaagaacacagtggcctccatcatttttaaatggaggaagtttggaaccacaaagactctacctagagctgtccgcctggccaaactgagcaatcgggggagaagggccttggtcagggaggtgaccaagaacccgatggtcactctgacagagctccagagttcttctgtggagatgagaaccttccagaaggacaaccatctcagcagcactccaccaatcaggcctttatggtagtggccagacggaagccactccttggagtttgccaaaaggcatctaaaggactctgaccatgagaaacaagattctctggtctgatgaaaccacgatTGAAATCTTTTGcctgactggggtgaaggttcaccttccaacaggacaacaaccctaaacacacagccaagacaatgcaggagtggcctcgggacaagtctctaaacgtccttgagtggcccagccagagcccggacttgaacccggtcaaatatctctggagacctgaaaatagctgtgcagcaacgctccccatatAATCTGACAAAGTTTGAtaggatctgctgagaagaatgggagaaataccccaaatacaggtgcccagcttgtagcgtcatacccaagacttgaggctgtaatcgctgccaaaggtgcttcaacaaagtactgagtaaagggtctggaatatttacgtaaatgtgatatttttaatAAACTTGCTAAAAtgcctaaacctgtttttgctttgtcattttggtgtattgtgtgtagatgaggggaaaaccaatgtaatccattttagaataaggctgtaatgtaacatgtggaaaaaggggtctgaatacttccgaatgcactgtacgtgcCATGCGCACCAGTCTGTGTGTGTCAATAACTGCAaccctgctgggtttttcatgctcaacagtttcctgtgtgtatcaagattggtacaccacccaaaggacatccagccaacttgacacaactgtgggaagcattggggccaacatgggctagcatccctgtggaatgctttcaacaccttgtagagtccctgccccgacgaattgaggctgttctgagggcaaaagggggtgcaactcagtattaggaaggtgttaaaATAGTTATACACTgtgtataacctaacaattctcATACATCTTGTGCTTGGTCTTAAACTGACTGCAGTTTGAGGATTTCAAGAATACATAAGTAACCGAGCAGGTTGTCTGCATGACTGCATTGGCCCTTTGAGCCAAAGCCTAGACATTAGTCTTCAGCTCTTAAGAGCTCAGGCAAGGGACACATCGTACAACATGTTCAAATACATGACAAAATGTGACCGAGGAATAGTCTTGAACTGAGGATTTAATGGCTAAATGGCCATAAGTTCACGTTGCTTTCaacacatgtatttttttaaaattCTGCAGAGGTGTTGAGGTTGTGACATAAGAGGTCATCTGATACCAGTCGGGTTAACATGCATAAGCCTTTTAAAGCAGCTCAGTGGACTAAACGAGATGCCTCACGCGTAAGAAAGCATGACCACACAAAAATGTGAACATTTATTGCTTTATCTGAATACTGCATTGAAAGCAAAATCATTCAGAGTATACACAGAAAttatacaattatatggtttcacaAAGGAAGTGAACACATACTGTATTACAATCTACAAAAGTCTACTTTACAGAAATTTAAAATTCTAAATATCAAAAGTACAGCTATAGAAAGAAACCAGTAACTGCTCTGGATATCTGTCAGTCAAACAACTTGGTGACATCACAATCCAAATTGGAAGTCATCTTGTACTTACAGCTGGTTTTGGAAACTAAACTGGCTGCCACAAAATAGTAGTTAAGTTGAAATGTTTATATAAATTATGGTGCCCCCAAAATGATATAATCTTATATCTGAAGGTAAAAGTAGCATGTTACATTACTCTTCGAGTTGGGTCGGTAGTGCATCATAGCAAAGACAACAGACGCATTTTAAAAAGGAGAATATGGTCTCACATGGAAAATCTAATACAATACTCCATCTCACGAggaaaatagatttttttaaataacatagaAAGATACTTTTTCCTCAACAGCCAAGGTGGCGGCACATGAGTAAAAACAGTGGTATGGGCTGGATGCTGAGGCTCGAGCTTCAGTCAAACAGAAATGCTAGCTAGCTCATCTCTGGAGTAAGTAACTGACGGCATAAATAATGAGGAAGTTAGTTAGCAGGGTTAGCTCTGTCCTGACTCTGGTGGTTTGGCAGGGGTGATAATCCACAGAGAAAAACAACTGGCTACAGGAACAAAACTGGGCCTGCTTTACCTGTCAAATGCTCAAACTGATGAGAAAACAATACCCAGGTGAACACACCGTCCAATCAGCACAGCTTGAACAAACATCATATGCAACCCAAAAGACTGACCAAGGCTGAAACAAAGACCTCTGGAGACCACAAGCCTTAAAAGGAAACTCTTAAATAGAGTGTaggggaagaagaaaaaaaaaatccagttAAAAAATCTTCAATTGAGAATAAAATGTGGATGTCCACATCAATGACAGGTGGTCTTTTTGAGGAGTAGCCAAAATGTAGACAAGGCGTAAAGTATCTAGGGGACCAGGATGGAGTTGCCCCTTCACCGGTGACACTCAAGCTAAACTTGAGGACAGATGTTCTTAATGGTCAATAGATTGATCCTGAGGTGCTGTTAGTCCTGCTCCATGGGCTCTTCACTGGTCCCAGTGTCCTGGCTGCCACTCTCCATGGCACCCTCTGCAGCTGGCTCAGGAGTACTGCTGGAGGGAGCAGGGGCTGCCTCTTCCCTGGATTCATTCTCCGCACTGTTACAGCTGCTGGCGCTACTGCTGCTGACTGGGTCACTGCCCTCATCGCTGTGCCGGGCCTCAGGGTTCTTCAGGACGCCAGCAGTGGCCTGCTGTTCTGACTGGTCCATGTCATTACCTTCCTCTTGGGAGCCACAAGGTACCTCCCCCTCTGCCTGCTTATCCGCCCCGGGCCCTGCTGATGGCTCCGACTGTGTGCTCGATGGCTCTGTGGGACAGGCAAGGACACAAAAACGGAGTAAGCAATGTTAACTGCATCAGGGTTCTCGTAGATCTAGCACTCAGATAAGCTGAACTTGCGATGAACACCTCAGAATTCAGGCAACTCCTGGTTCTGCTCATACACTTACTAACTAATATCCACAAACAATTTCACCAGCGATGTACACCGGCATGATGGAAAAAGAGGTGAAAATTCAGTCCTACCTTGGTCTTCACAAGTCCCAGCAGTACTGGCAGCCTCACTGTCCTCCTCGtcgtcctccttctcctccttctcctggaccatggactctgtcTCTTCTGACAAGCTGTCAGCATGGCAGGAGCTGAGGGTGTccacctcctgctcctcctcttcatctttgtTGAACTTGAGCCTCTTCACCTCATGCTGCTCCGCCTCCATAACCTCCTGGTCGTCATAGTGCTTGTTCTTCACAGAGCTCCCTAGCGTATCCGATGCTGACACCTCACTGAGAAAGAAGATTCAACACGCATTAAATTCATAAAAGAACGGTAGGAAGTGAGTATCACATGGTCTGTTGGGTAGCAACTGAAGTACCTGGAATGTGTGTCATGTCCCTGCTCTGTGGTAGGGTCTTTGTTTTCTGTACTGTCCGGTAGTCCGTTTGTCGCTAGTGAGCTGGCTAGAGAGAGTTTTGGTCTGTTCAGCGGCCTGGGGGTCCCTGGGCCATTAACTTTCCTGCAAGAAAATAATAGGAGACTAAGAAAAGTGAGGTTTACTTTCTGCATTTACCTTTAGGCAATTATCACTGACGTGAAACTAGGATGGGAGAATGAGAACCTGTCCTATGCGCTTTACCTCTCTGTAAAAGCAGATGAGTTTCCAGGCAACATAACACCATTAATTCTATTCACACCACTGCATCCGTTTTTCCTTCATGACAGAGAGAAACATAACAATGACAATTCCGAACATCATATAAACTTAATAAAACAAACCTCTGTAAAAATGTTTCATTGCTATAATGTATAACAATAAGGAAAAAACAACCCTTACTCTGAGGTAGGATGTACACAGCTGACCACCATCACATTCTGGGAGAAGAAAAACCCTTTATTACAAACACTGCAATATATAAATACTATTTTattgagatatatatatacatatacacacacacacacacacacacacacacacacacacacacacacacacacacacacacacacacacacacacacacacacacacacacacacacacacacacacacacacacacacacacacacacacagccagtcaaaagtttggacacacctactcattcaaggcttttctttatttttactattttctatattgtagaataatggtgaaggcatcaaaactatgaaataacacatggaatcaagtagtaaccaaaagtgttcaacaaatcaaaaaatattttagatttgagatccttgatggtttttgcgactgcacttgaactttcaaagttcttgacattttctgcattgactgaccttcatgtcttaaagtaatgatggactgtcttaatatagacttggtcttttaccaaatagggctatcttctgtataccacccttaccttgtcacaacacaactgattggctcaaacgcattaagaaggaaagaaattctaaaaattaactttaacaaggcacacctgttaattgaaatgcatttcagttgactacctcatgaagttggttgagagaatgccaagagtgtgcaaagctgtcaaggcaaagggtggctactttgaagaatctaaaatatatttgaatttgtttaacacttttttaggttactacatgattattattgtgttatttcatagttttgatgtcactattatattacaatgtagaaaatagtaaaaataaataaaaacccttgaatgtttaagttcccaaacttttgactggtactgttaatGATAGAtatgtgtatatctctctctctctcatatgtatgtatgtatgtatgtatgtatgtatatacatatatatgagAGATAcacttatttatatatatatatatatatatatatatatatatatatatatatatatatatatatatatatatatatatatatatatatatatatatatatatatatatatatatattacacacacactataaaaaTCCTATCAAATGTGGCACTCCACTCACCTTCTCAACACCTCTGAGGAATTTCTCTGTTCCTGTGTAATTCCTCTTGGGTTCTGTAAGCAGCTCACACAAACGCTGGATCGTAAATGGAATTCTGAGGGAACGATGGTAAGGAGTTTattaaaacaaacccaattttgctgcgaagagagaATAATTAGAtaatttattctggtattgcccccatgtagcttgtttctggtcacaggttcaagAGTGGCTGAAAAAACAACATTGATTTAAAATTAACACTACAAACAGCAGTCTTGATTGATTTGGAAAGCCACAGTCAATcaacaatataataatactcgtaggaaaggttttcatctttagctctGTGGATACTATGCAATTAGAAAGGTTTCAAATTCATATAAGagatcacagcacagttgaaaattatatggcacatggaaatcaAAAGAGGGTGATGGGTGGGATTAGAGAGCTCATGATCGGTAATGGTCATTACTGGAAAACACTACATATAATGTATACCGGAAATGTCAGTActatttatttaattaaatgtaatgtgtataaaaaaatatatatatatataaatgaatGTAAAAACTAAAGTGAAAAACAAAGACTTTGTCCTCTGAACCTAGCTAAAGAAAAATAAAATGTGATGATATtagatagtgccttcagaaagtattcataccacttgacttattccacattttgttgtgttactgcctgaattcaaaaaggatttctcacccatctacacacaataccccataacgacagtgaaaacatgtttttagaaatgtttgctaaattattgaaaatgaaagaaatatctaatttacacaagtattcacaccactgagtcaatacgTGTTAAAATTACCTTTGAcatcaattacagctgtgagtctttctgggtaagtctaagagttttgcacacctgtattgtacaatatttgcacattcatTTAAATGTGTCAAGCTCTGGCAAGTCTTGCCTTAGATTTAAGCCAAAACTAACTACACCACTCAGGAACAGTCAATgttatcttggtaagcaactccagtgtatatttggccttgtgttttaagttattatcctgctgaaaggtgaatttgtctccctgtGTTtgttagaaagcagactgaaccaggtttctctaggattttggctGTGCTTAACTCTATTCAGTTTCTTTTGATCCTAAAAAACTCCTagtcgatgacaagcatacccataacatgatgcaaccaccaccatgtttgaaaatatgaagagtgttactcagtgatgtgttgtactTTCCCCAACATACTGCTATGTATTCAGGACTTAAAGTGAATTTGTGTCACATTTTCTCCAGTTTAACTTTAATGCCTTGTTGCAAAAAGGATGCACGTTTGTATTCTATACAGGCTCCTTTTCacggtcatttaggttagtattgtggagttactacaacgttgttgatccatcctcggtTCTCTCCTGTCACAggcattaaactctaactgttttaacgtcaccattggcctcatggtaaaatccctgagcgatttacttcctcttcagcaactgagttaggaaggatttttatacaccatccaaagtgtaactaataacttcaccatggtcaaaggctattcaatgtctgcttatttatttatttacccccccaccaataggtgccattctttgcgaggcattggaaaacgtctctggtctttgtggttgaatcggtgtttggaattcactgctcgactgaggggccttagagataattgtatgtgtggggtacagagatgaggtagtcattaaaaaaatcatgttaaccactattattgcacacagagtgagtccatgcaacttatgttacttgttaaacatatttttactcctgaacttaaaaggggttgaatacttagactcaagacatttcagctgttcattttcaataaaacatttttttagaaaaacaattccacttagacattatggggtattgtgtgtaggccaatgacaatatctcaatttaataaattttcaGGCTGTagcaacaaaacgtggaaaaagtccagAAAATGTAGCCAAACTTTAATGAGACTTTTAATTACATAAATATAGGCTAAGTGGCCAGTcatgtttgacaaataaaatgaaGGATAATTAACATTAACGTCTAAAGGCTTGATTCTGTCGACATACTTGAAGCACGGTTCGTTCAGATCAAATGGTCACAAGACCAGAGTGAAGGACAGTGCTTGTTGCGCACCGCACACCATCCACCTTGAATCTGAGCGGAGGTGGTGAGCATTTAGAAACAATTTAACCATAAACTTAACTGCTTAAAACCTGGATATTTTAGGTAATTTTATGAAGTATACTTTACCttgtttcaaagtagcctagccaaaaaaGCTACCATAGAAATGTTGAGGCAATTATTTTACAAATACttaatatgccattgaaaccagcaaTTTTCTCATGTTCTACTGGTTTTCAAATACACTTTATTATATTGTCCAGCAGCCAAAggcataatcctagtcatattagtaacccTTGCTAGTTGCTGCATCTTTAGATTTCCCCTCTTAATTCTAATTAGGGATGCACAGATTACATTTTTGTccaatatccaatattttccttgccccaaaAAATGATACCGATATTTAAAATGTTTGCGgactagtacagttaaatagttgaaacacacaaagttattttgttggcatttacgtatgtccccattatcagtaaaactgcactgttggtaaagggcttgtaagtaagcatttcacgatcaagtctacacttgttgtattcggcgcatgtgacaaataaagtttgatttgatataatcAAAAACCTTTTTTCACTCACTTGCTGTTTAAAAACCTTTTTTCACTCACTTGCTGTTTCATTGTTAATTTTTtcagtctcaaccaggatttcatcatacatgtcaagcagtgaagtttcagctctgtggcctctcttcctcgatGCCCACTGTCAccgtgtccgtttccatcttgtccagctgtggctaacatttcacataaaccctgtttcttgtctgcatcaaagtagtggtccttgtacctagcatcgaacatggtggcaacacagtaaagaggctcagagagaatgccaccgaatcgcttgttcacagccacgagtacttttgcaagttttaaccccacggtctgtgtcggcagttttgttgagcaggtgtTTCTATGCCATGACAGGAGTGTAAAATGTCTGCAGCAgacgcagttgatgagcttatttctcgagtcagttgtgGAGCTAGGAGC from Salvelinus alpinus chromosome 2, SLU_Salpinus.1, whole genome shotgun sequence carries:
- the LOC139556075 gene encoding serine/threonine-protein phosphatase 4 regulatory subunit 2-B-like isoform X2, which encodes MMEINSLQEALKDFDKKGTQEVAPLLDQFLCHVAKTGETMVQWSQFKSYFLFKLEKVMDDFIASAPDQRGVANPNVESIPFEDMKERILKIVNGYNGIPFTIQRLCELLTEPKRNYTGTEKFLRGVEKNVMVVSCVHPTSEKNGCSGVNRINGVMLPGNSSAFTERKVNGPGTPRPLNRPKLSLASSLATNGLPDSTENKDPTTEQGHDTHSSEVSASDTLGSSVKNKHYDDQEVMEAEQHEVKRLKFNKDEEEEQEVDTLSSCHADSLSEETESMVQEKEEKEDDEEDSEAASTAGTCEDQEPSSTQSEPSAGPGADKQAEGEVPCGSQEEGNDMDQSEQQATAGVLKNPEARHSDEGSDPVSSSSASSCNSAENESREEAAPAPSSSTPEPAAEGAMESGSQDTGTSEEPMEQD
- the LOC139556075 gene encoding serine/threonine-protein phosphatase 4 regulatory subunit 2-B-like isoform X1, with product MMEINSLQEALKDFDKKGTQEVAPLLDQFLCHVAKTGETMVQWSQFKSYFLFKLEKVMDDFIASAPDQRGVANPNVESIPFEDMKERILKIVNGYNGIPFTIQRLCELLTEPKRNYTGTEKFLRGVEKNVMVVSCVHPTSEKNGCSGVNRINGVMLPGNSSAFTESLLLFSCRKVNGPGTPRPLNRPKLSLASSLATNGLPDSTENKDPTTEQGHDTHSSEVSASDTLGSSVKNKHYDDQEVMEAEQHEVKRLKFNKDEEEEQEVDTLSSCHADSLSEETESMVQEKEEKEDDEEDSEAASTAGTCEDQEPSSTQSEPSAGPGADKQAEGEVPCGSQEEGNDMDQSEQQATAGVLKNPEARHSDEGSDPVSSSSASSCNSAENESREEAAPAPSSSTPEPAAEGAMESGSQDTGTSEEPMEQD